The Triticum aestivum cultivar Chinese Spring chromosome 3A, IWGSC CS RefSeq v2.1, whole genome shotgun sequence genome includes a region encoding these proteins:
- the LOC123058672 gene encoding nuclear transport factor 2B, with the protein MDGQGKEGGGGAGSECDVVGRAFVEYYYQTFDGNRGALAALYGGTSVLSFEGHRVAGAAEIGLKLAQLPFEQCRHSICTIDCQPTPSFPGAILVFVSGNLQLAGEEHQLRFSQMFQLVPNEQGSFFVQNDIFRLNYG; encoded by the exons ATGGACGGGCAGGGGAAGGAGGGCGGCGGGGGAGCGGGGAGCGAGTGCGACGTGGTTGGCAGGGCCTTCGTGGAGTACTACTACCAGACGTTCGACGGCAACCGCGGCGCGCTCGCCGCGCTCTACGGCGGCACCTCCGTCCTGTCCTTCGAGGGCCACCGCGTGGCCGGCGCCGCGGAGATCGGCCTGAAGCTGGCCCAGCTGCCCTTCGAGCAATGCCGGCACTCCATCTGCACCATCGACTGCCAGCCCACGCCCTCCTTCCCCGGCGCCATCCTCGTGTTCGTCAGCGGCAACCTCCAGCTCGCCGGCGAGGAGCACCAGCTCAGGTTCAGCCAG ATGTTTCAGCTGGTGCCCAACGAGCAGGGAAGCTTCTTCGTGCAGAATGACATATTCCGGCTCAACTACGGATGA
- the LOC123062279 gene encoding pectinesterase: MDPINEPLLSSPPQRSCSASKALLVTPIVLSSLLCFCFAAFLLLSPATVTVDLCTNSPDPASCHAIVADAVLASPDARPSRPVQVLRAILVRSLDQHDAAAVAVADMHRRASDPRHRAALADCVHLMELARDRLAGAADHASVAPEDARTWLSAVLTDHVTCLDGLDDGPPRDAVGAQLEPLKSLASASLAVLNAVGSGTAAADVLAEVVDELPSWVPTADRALLEGSRAGAVQADVVVAKDGSGKYKTVQAAVDAAPDRGKSRYVIYVKKGVYKENLEVGKKKRELMIVGDGMDATVITGSRNVVDGATTFNSATLAVAADGVILQDLRIENTAGPEKHQAVALRVSADRAVINRCRVDGYQDTLYTHQLRQFYRDCFVSGTVDFVFGNAAVVLQNCVITARRPAHGQKNAVTAQGRTDPNQNTGTSLQRCRVVPADDLAPVAEASPTFLGRPWKAYSRTVYMQSYLGAHVHPRGWLEWDGDFALSTLFYGEYANEGPGAGTAGRVKWPGYRVITDQSVAVQFTVGQFIQGGYWLKGTGVAYDDGL; encoded by the exons ATGGATCCGATCAACGAgccccttctctcttctccaccacaAAGAAGCTGTTCCGCGAGCAAAGCTCTCTTGGTCACACCGATCGTCCTATCTAGTCTGCTTTGCTTTTGCTtcgccgccttcctcctcctcagccctGCCACGGTCACGGTGGACCTCTGCACGAACTCCCCGGACCCGGCCTCGTGCCACGCCATCGTCGCCGACGCCGTCCTGGCGTCTCCGGACGCCCGCCCGAGCCGACCGGTGCAAGTGCTTCGCGCGATACTCGTGAGGTCCCTCGACCAGCATGACGCGGCCGCCGTTGCGGTGGCCGACATGCACCGGCGCGCCAGCGACCCCAGGCACCGCGCGGCGCTCGCGGACTGTGTCCACCTGATGGAGCTCGCGCGCGACCGTCTCGCCGGCGCGGCGGACCACGCCTCGGTGGCGCCGGAAGACGCGCGGACGTGGCTCAGCGCGGTGCTCACCGACCACGTGACGTGCCTGGACGGCCTCGACGACGGGCCACCGCGCGACGCCGTGGGGGCGCAGCTGGAGCCACTCAAGTCCCTCGCGAGCGCGTCGCTCGCCGTGCTCAACGCCGTCGGCTCTGGCACGGCCGCCGCCGACGTGCTCGCCGAGGTGGTAGACGAGCTTCCATCGTGGGTGCCGACTGCAGACCGTGCGCTCCTCGAAGGATCACGCGCCGGCGCCGTCCAGGCGGACGTGGTGGTGGCCAAGGACGGGAGCGGCAAGTACAAGACGGTGCAGGCGGCGGTGGACGCGGCGCCGGACCGCGGCAAGAGCCGGTACGTGATCTACGTGAAGAAGGGGGTGTACAAGGAGAACCTGGAGGTGGGGAAGAAGAAGCGCGAGCTGATGATCGTGGGGGACGGCATGGACGCGACAGTGATCACCGGCAGCCGCAACGTGGTCGACGGCGCCACCACTTTCAACTCGGCCACTCTAG CCGTGGCGGCCGACGGGGTCATCCTGCAGGACCTCAGGATCGAGAACACGGCGGGGCCCGAGAAGCACCAGGCGGTGGCCCTGCGCGTGAGCGCCGACCGCGCAGTCATAAACCGCTGCCGCGTCGACGGCTACCAGGACACCCTCTACACGCACCAGCTGCGGCAGTTCTACCGCGACTGCTTCGTCTCCGGCACCGTCGACTTCGTCTTCGGCAACGCGGCGGTCGTGCTCCAGAACTGCGTGATCACCGCGCGCCGGCCCGCGCACGGCCAGAAGAACGCGGTCACCGCGCAGGGCAGGACGGACCCGAACCAGAACACGGGCACATCCCTCCAGCGGTGCCGCGTCGTGCCCGCGGACGACCTGGCGCCCGTGGCCGAGGCGTCCCCGACGTTCCTGGGCCGGCCGTGGAAGGCCTACTCGCGGACGGTGTACATGCAGTCGTACCTGGGCGCGCACGTCCACCCGAGGGGGTGGCTGGAGTGGGACGGGGACTTCGCGCTCAGCACGCTCTTCTACGGGGAGTACGCGAACGAGGGGCCCGGGGCCGGCACGGCCGGGCGCGTCAAGTGGCCGGGGTACCGCGTCATCACGGACCAGAGCGTGGCCGTGCAGTTCACCGTGGGGCAGTTCATCCAGGGCGGCTACTGGCTCAAGGGCACGGGTGTGGCGTACGACGATGGGCTCTGA